Proteins from one Penicillium digitatum chromosome 2, complete sequence genomic window:
- a CDS encoding Asparaginase, putative — protein MTKQALFKPTLIIHGGAGNIQRSKLPPDLYAAHHASLQSYLRSTHTILKNGSTALDAAVHAVSLLEDDPLFNCGRGSVFTTAGTIEMEASVMVTSVNHPDATQPGAIKRGAGVMGVRNVRHPIRLARESLLRSGVAADGSPVDDGGSMHSQLVGPYVETLAREWGMEFCSDEWFFTQERWDEHIRGLKGEEEPVVLSQGTVGCVCLDQWGNLAVATSTGGLTNKLPGRIGDTPTLGAGFWAEAWDEIVPGGDEAVTEDSSVGGLLRDARNWLGDCMPSFLRDQALFLYSSLSGDGSSRQLDLGSGKTCHIYQPSAQYSHRRAVAVSGTGNGDSFLRVAAARTVAAMLRFSPPGRFLSGLADAVTAVSGPGGELQRSAGSRWNNTGEGKGGIIGIEAELAPVNRASDFKLHRGKVVFDFNCGGMWRAWVEEDAAGNEVERIMVFREQYE, from the coding sequence ATGACGAAGCAAGCATTATTCAAACCCACTTTAATCATCCACGGCGGCGCCGGCAACATTCAGCGCTCCAAACTCCCCCCCGACTTATACGCCGCCCACCACGCCTCCCTCCAATCCTATCTCCGCTCAACCCATACTATCCTCAAAAATGGCAGTACAGCTCTGGACGCAGCTGTGCACGCCGTCTCTCTCCTCGAAGATGACCCTCTCTTCAACTGCGGCCGTGGCAGCGTCTTCACAACAGCTGGCACAATCGAAATGGAAGCCTCCGTAATGGTGACATCCGTGAACCATCCCGACGCAACCCAACCAGGCGCGATCAAGCGCGGTGCAGGCGTGATGGGCGTCCGCAATGTGCGTCATCCGATCCGTCTTGCGCGCGAATCCCTTCTCAGATCGGGTGTCGCCGCCGATGGATCTCCGGTAGATGACGGAGGGAGTATGCATTCTCAGCTTGTCGGTCCATATGTTGAGACTCTTGCTCGGGAGTGGGGAATGGAATTTTGTTCCGATGAGTGGTTCTTCACGCAGGAGAGATGGGACGAGCATATAAGGGGTTTGAAGGGTGAGGAGGAGCCTGTGGTTTTAAGTCAAGGGACTGTCGGTTGTGTTTGTCTTGATCAGTGGGGGAATCTGGCTGTTGCCACTAGTACTGGTGGTTTGACGAACAAGTTGCCTGGGAGAATTGGCGATACGCCTACCTTGGGGGCTGGGTTCTGGGCTGAGGCTTGGGATGAGATTGTGCCGGGTGGTGATGAAGCAGTGACAGAAGACTCTTCGGTGGGTGGCTTGCTACGCGATGCGAGGAACTGGCTGGGGGATTGCATGCCGTCGTTCTTGCGAGATCAGGCCTTATTTCTGTACTCGTCCCTGTCGGGTGATGGTTCCTCCCGGCAGCTGGACTTGGGTTCTGGGAAGACTTGTCATATTTATCAACCTTCTGCTCAATACTCTCATCGGCGAGCTGTTGCGGTCTCTGGGACTGGGAATGGAGACTCTTTCCTTCGGGTTGCGGCTGCACGCACGGTTGCCGCAATGCTACGGTTTTCTCCGCCTGGTAGGTTCCTTTCTGGTCTTGCAGATGCAGTGACGGCTGTTTCTGGGCCAGGTGGGGAACTTCAACGTTCAGCTGGCTCCAGGTGGAATAATACCGGTGAGGGCAAGGGCGGTATCATCGGCATAGAGGCAGAGCTTGCCCCTGTAAACCGGGCATCGGATTTCAAACTACATCGGGGTAAGGTTGTATTTGACTTCAATTGTGGTGGTATGTGGCGTGCCTGGGTAGAGGAGGATGCTGCTGGCAATGAAGTTGAGAGGATTATGGTCTTTCGGGAGCAGTATGAATAG
- a CDS encoding pheromone-regulated membrane protein produces the protein MLCGGDREKGDVAMEEKWDYVNLDDFKSESCLTPFSYFFIWVLLFISIAVYGVDTFTAINLLAFSRWSGRVQPAIPFNISRWIFAACIIASLVLLAYRWIHAIRAIRSGSITRSFLDPLAVRIQSVRFGQRGRGYRRFLVFAELTKNRKAAEYVALYAYFSFQFWMNTIFADGPRQVLNAITLYSVMQMDLMPGGKNAAHDDGNSSVVQFFHNVKILAEDNTLQAVVLFGMLFTLIVWVISVLKLMSAIVLYLIFLFHHIPAEDGSLSRYCRRKVGQRLKRIVHRKNNKALAKGLKLQNRAPTQPMLATVSNPSLPSLSGDKVPTVASLSRSTTETTLPPYSRSNLSALAQNPTLPNLEFDAKPTLARTGTSTSAISETVSLTGNAAGMGYTPLDGRNPTLPTLPPVPPLPPTIPSRMATPQSRASPVPYGNGDRNSPGPGYRNLTDSSDSRPNQSHTPMPDYVSTDMHASDDYDDFNHDHVRAHYNPYSPPRGTYGEEDEYGQIFEAPGGQRGAPSEQQDYYSQDPYLTRSCASASTGEMPTPYRHTPANTDGTPVPYECNAPASYQTMLPPQAATYTPPSPRMYTSAKSATTASQTGGYIAFNPSMAYNAPQTHPRGAPGPSSCTRANTASPSAMHRGPPGHTFNRANTHQY, from the exons ATGCTGTGCGGTGGAGACCGTGAGAAGGGGGATGTAGCCATGGAGGAAAAATGGGACTATGTG AACCTGGACGACTTTAAATCCGAGTCCTGCCTAACACCCTTCTCATATTTCTTCATATGGGTGCTCCTATTTATCTCGATTGCAGTCTACGGTGTCGATACATTCACTGCAATCAATTTGCTGGCTTTCTCACGATGGTCCGGCAGAGTACAACCAGCCATCCCCTTCAATATCTCCCGCTGGATCTTCGCTGCCTGCATTATTGCTTCGCTTGTTCTTTTGGCCTATCGATGGATTCATGCCATCCGCGCCATCCGCTCGGGTAGTATTACTCGTAGCTTTCTGGACCCGCTGGCTGTGCGTATCCAGAGTGTTCGCTTCGGCCAGCGGGGTCGTGGATACCGGCGATTCCTTGTCTTCGCTGAATTAACTAAAAACAGGAAAGCAGCAGAGTACGTTGCTCTCTATGCATACTTTTCATTCCAGT TCTGGATGAACACGATCTTCGCAGATGGTCCGCGTCAAGTTCTCAATGCTATCACTCTCTACTCGGTCATGCAAATGGACCTTATGCCTGGAGGAAAAAATGCAGCCCATGACGATGGAAATTCCTCGGTTGTTCAATTCTTTCACAACGTGAAGATTTTGGCCGAAGATAACACCCTTCAAGCTGTGGTCTTGTTTGGTATGCTTTTTACCCTGATCGTTTGGGTCATCTCGGTTCTCAAGTTGATGTCGGCGATCGTACTCTActtgatcttcctttttcaCCACATCCCAGCGGAAGACGGGAGTCTTTCGAGGTACTGTCGTCGGAAGGTTGGTCAACGTCTAAAGCGCATCGTGCACCGCAAGAACAATAAGGCTCTGGCAAAGGGACTTAAGTTACAGAACCGAGCACCCACTCAGCCAATGCTGGCCACGGTTTCAAACCCAAGTCTGCCATCTCTCTCTGGAGACAAGGTTCCCACCGTGGCTTCGCTGTCGCGAAGTACCACGGAGACTACTTTGCCGCCTTACTCGCGATCGAATCTGTCGGCGCTGGCGCAAAACCCGACACTGCCGAATTTGGAGTTCGATGCTAAACCAACACTCGCTCGAACCGGAACTTCAACTTCAGCAATTTCAGAGACCGTTTCACTGACTGGCAATGCGGCCGGAATGGGATACACTCCTCTTGATGGCCGGAACCCAACGCTCCCGACGCTTCCCCCTGTCCCTCCCTTGCCGCCTACCATTCCATCACGCATGGCCACTCCTCAATCTCGAGCGAGTCCTGTGCCGTATGGCAATGGCGATCGTAATAGCCCTGGCCCTGGATATCGCAACCTGACTGATAGCTCTGATTCTCGACCAAATCAGAGCCACACCCCAATGCCTGATTATGTTTCGACTGACATGCACGCTTCCGATGATTACGATGATTTCAACCATGACCATGTGCGTGCTCACTACAACCCCTACAGTCCTCCGAGGGGTACATACGGCGAAGAGGATGAATACGGACAAATTTTCGAAGCTCCAGGTGGCCAGAGAGGCGCGCCTTCTGAACAGCAAGATTATTACTCACAGGATCCATATTTGACAAGATCCTGTGCGTCGGCCAGTACCGGCGAGATGCCTACTCCTTATCGACACACCCCGGCAAATACCGATGGCACTCCTGTTCCCTATGAATGCAATGCCCCGGCAAGCTACCAAACCATGCTTCCCCCACAAGCAGCCACGTACACACCGCCTTCACCTAGGATGTACACTTCAGCGAAATCGGCAACCACCGCTTCTCAAACTGGTGGCTATATAGCTTTCAACCCGTCCATGGCCTATAACGCACCCCAGACTCACCCCCGTGGGGCTCCTGGCCCGTCTAGCTGTACTCGAGCAAACACTGCCTCGCCCTCGGCCATGCATCGCGGTCCACCGGGACACACATTCAATCGCGCAAACACCCACCAATATTGA
- a CDS encoding Cytomegalovirus gH-receptor family protein, putative: protein MSSAADTREAPSQRKIAEHGVENGTNGSMRVDEKSVVLSVEEKYSQIDTPVAQSSGERDERHLTNGGHKMAGLEHEHGLGILVEHSPNNGNNLGQLSVVDVYDGHKVKAALAELSSDLYPRPPDDKAKVMKLSPEMIQALTSSSESIPYGPGGSETNTRRRVASENVHGDSPLARPEIPESVLQSLSETPLTSGVLPKLRSTKEVLLGDASAPASPAFPRHAQNSSLRNRPHPARTVSTPGSTRRQLLSTPVSDRLTQTWASRSKQDRPALDRELRGHLMASPQILESPMPSQLPSSIPLPPVSLPTYLQLELASGRPSPLYIHRDGANDFPYESSAVKIERLMNFIMLAPMLEQVLCFGSFACLDAWLYSFTILPLRFIKAIFILGESWVMNLGAEIRFIWKFVLNGIGRVWRRRNHNAKEDQRGRRESESDATPQGSSMGPDIAPRWKHRSSESRKYHHRRKKSTPSALLPDDKADILTGLLMIATCCVLMYFDASRMYHWIRGQAAIKLYVIYNVLEVSDRLLAAIGQDVLECLFSREALERLPDGRSKIIRPFWLFLVALVYTVSHALSLFYQVMTLNVAVNSYSNALITLLLSNQFVEIKSTVFRKFEKENLFQLTCADVVERFQLWLMLTIIASRNIVETGAFNFIGNFGLGSSFPSQSSTITNSTPLSTPPRTASSILPQAFTLFPSSILSSFNSVNSFIPTLAQVLGPFLVVLGSEMLVDWLKHAYINKFNNNRPAIYSRFLDVLAKDYYTNAFGEQNLTRRIGLPVIPLSCLFFRISVQTYQMFLAALIPQNPSSTAMGATSLTSIHNNYAPSPMPSASPLTIATLLPASAAHVSALFRTLLENAIPSPAQSVHIFTGILLLTGFIVLLILKLLLGMALLAFARSRYKKMKGRESERKQSSTNQSGTESGAPRTRDFYVEGSQRVGGWGVVEVGDEKRRLIYADDPDGLRRLKEKEEKDKSKDGEFNVDHVQRYEMIAKKIW, encoded by the coding sequence ATGAGCTCTGCTGCAGATACCAGGGAAGCTCCGTCACAGCGGAAGATAGCCGAACATGGTGTCGAAAATGGGACCAATGGGAGTATGAGGGTAGACGAAAAATCTGTGGTCCTTTCTGTCGAGGAGAAGTACAGTCAAATAGATACGCCTGTGGCACAGTCTAGCGGCGAGCGTGACGAACGCCACCTTACCAACGGAGGACATAAAATGGCGGGCTTGGAGCACGAGCATGGACTCGGTATCCTAGTCGAGCATTCGCCGAACAACGGAAATAACCTTGGCCAGTTGTCAGTGGTGGACGTGTACGATGGGCACAAGGTCAAGGCTGCTTTGGCTGAACTGTCTAGTGATCTGTATCCCCGACCACCAGATGATAAAGCCAAGGTCATGAAATTGTCTCCTGAGATGATACAGGCACTTACATCCTCGTCGGAGTCAATACCTTACGGTCCCGGGGGATCAGAAACGAACACCAGAAGGCGAGTAGCCTCGGAAAACGTCCATGGGGATTCTCCTCTCGCACGACCGGAAATACCTGAGTCTGTGCTTCAGTCGCTGAGCGAAACGCCTTTGACCTCGGGTGTTTTGCCAAAGTTGCGTTCCACCAAAGAAGTGTTGCTGGGAGATGCTTCTGCGCCGGCGAGCCCTGCCTTCCCACGGCATGCTCAAAATTCCTCCCTCCGCAATCGGCCGCACCCAGCACGAACAGTTTCCACTCCTGGCTCCACGCGACGTCAATTGCTCTCGACCCCAGTTAGTGACCGCCTTACCCAGACATGGGCATCGCGCTCGAAACAGGACCGGCCCGCGCTGGATCGCGAGTTGAGGGGCCACCTTATGGCATCTCCTCAGATTTTAGAATCCCCCATGCCCTCACAGTTACCGTCATCTATTCCTTTGCCGCCAGTTTCTCTGCCAACGTATCTGCAGCTTGAGCTTGCTTCTGGTCGGCCTTCACCATTGTACATCCACCGTGACGGAGCCAATGACTTCCCTTATGAATCATCAGCAGTTAAGATCGAGAGGCTCATGAACTTCATTATGCTTGCACCTATGCTCGAGCAGGTACTTTGCTTTGGGAGCTTTGCTTGCCTTGATGCATGGCTCTACTCTTTCACGATATTGCCACTACGGTTTATCAAAGCTATTTTTATCTTGGGCGAGTCATGGGTGATGAATTTGGGAGCTGAGATCCGTTTCATTTGGAAATTTGTCCTGAACGGGATAGGTCGAGTATGGCGCAGGAGGAATCACAACGCAAAGGAGGACCAGCGTGGAAGACGCGAAAGCGAATCTGACGCCACTCCTCAGGGTTCTTCTATGGGTCCAGATATAGCACCAAGATGGAAACATCGATCCTCCGAATCCCGAAAATACCACCATCGGCGGAAGAAGTCGACGCCATCGGCGCTACTTCCAGACGACAAAGCGGACATCTTGACAGGCCTGCTGATGATAGCCACCTGTTGTGTTTTGATGTACTTTGATGCAAGTCGAATGTATCACTGGATTCGTGGACAGGCTGCCATCAAGCTGTACGTTATCTACAATGTGCTGGAGGTCAGCGACAGGCTGTTGGCTGCCATCGGTCAAGATGTCCTCGAGTGTCTCTTCTCGCGGGAGGCTCTTGAGCGTCTTCCAGATGGCCGCAGCAAGATCATTCGTCCATTCTGGTTGTTCCTGGTGGCACTTGTTTACACAGTATCCCATGCTTTGTCTCTGTTTTACCAGGTCATGACTCTGAACGTGGCAGTGAACTCATACTCTAACGCACTGATCACGCTACTTCTATCCAATCAATTTGTGGAGATCAAATCTACCGTTTTCCGCAAGTTTGAGAAAGAGAACCTCTTCCAGCTTACCTGTGCGGATGTCGTGGAACGATTCCAGCTATGGCTGATGCTCACTATCATCGCATCGCGTAATATCGTGGAGACGGGCGCGTTCAATTTCATCGGCAACTTCGGGCTAGGATCTAGCTTCCCAAGCCAATCCTCCACAATCACAAACAGCACACCATTGTCCACACCTCCACGCACGGCATCATCTATCCTACCTCAAGCATTCACCCTCTTCCCATCCTCTATCCTCTCATCCTTCAACAGCGTCAACTCCTTCATCCCAACTCTTGCCCAAGTCCTAGGCCCTTTCCTAGTCGTCCTAGGCTCGGAGATGCTAGTAGATTGGCTGAAGCACGCCTACATCAACAAATTTAACAACAACCGCCCAGCCATCTATAGCCGCTTCCTCGACGTGCTAGCAAAGGACTACTACACCAACGCCTTTGGCGAACAAAACCTAACCCGTCGCATCGGCCTCCCAGTCATCCCACTCTCCTGCCTCTTCTTCCGTATCTCGGTGCAAACATACCAAATGTTCCTAGCTGCCCTGATACCCCAAAACCCATCCTCGACAGCAATGGGAGCAACCTCCCTAACCTCAATCCACAACAACTACGCCCCTTCCCCGATGCCCTCCGCCTCACCGTTAACAATCGCAACCCTTCTCCCCGCCTCCGCCGCCCACGTCAGCGCGCTTTTCCGCACCCTCCTCGAAAACGCTATTCCGTCACCAGCTCAGTCTGTCCACATTTTCACGGGCATCCTCCTCCTGACGGGATTTATCGTCCTGCTCATCCTGAAACTCCTATTGGGAATGGCTCTGCTTGCGTTTGCGCGCTCCCGATACAAGAAAATGAAGGGTCGGGAGAGCGAGCGTAAACAGTCCTCAACTAATCAGTCTGGTACCGAGAGTGGAGCGCCACGTACTCGTGATTTCTATGTTGAGGGGAGTCAACGTGTTGGTGGGTGGGGTGTTGTTGAGGTTGGGGACGAGAAGAGGAGGTTGATCTATGCGGATGATCCGGATGGATTGCGGCGgttgaaggagaaagaggagAAGGATAAGAGTAAGGATGGGGAGTTCAATGTTGATCATGTACAGCGGTATGAGATGATTGCCAAGAAGATTTGGTGA
- a CDS encoding SirA-like gives MDHKCVTTLWKTLAYNAKLLLSSLPLELFLLIPANLKYASTLNAMSQTCRQIYAIINTQLYSKVAKISEPNILRPVETGNSDALIMLGSAGHKFSGFLETSQVILRVPS, from the exons ATGGACCACAAATGTGTTACCACCCTGTGGAAGACACTAGCATACAACGCAAAATTGCTTCTGTCCTCACTGCCATTGGAGCTCTTCCTCCTGATACCGGCCAATTTGAAATATGCATCAACATTAAACGCCATGTCCCAGACTTGTCGCCAGATTTACGCCATAATCAACACTCAGCTTTACTCAAAAGTAGCGAAAATCTCTGAACCCAACATCCTGCGACCTGTGGAAACTGGCAATTCAGACGCTTTAATTATGCTAGGGTCTGCTGGTCACAAATTTTCCGGCTTTCTAGAAACGTCGCAGG TTATTTTAAG GGTGCCCTCGTAA
- a CDS encoding Alpha-L-rhamnosidase A, putative gives MSDKRPAVFNGPSSVTFDFQKNVAGIVSIDVASASSDAFLGVTFSESSLYISEQACDATADAGLDSPLWFSFVDGPGTYTAAKKHNRGGFRYMTLVSNTTAKVSLNSVTVNFTAAPTQDLRAYTGYFHSNDELLNRIWYAGAYTNQMSTIDPSMGNALAWFRIITTADNITLPQTVSWWSNYTISNGSSVLSDGAKRDRLIWPGDMSISLEAIGVSTYDLYSVRMALELLYGLQKKDGRLLYASPPFVDLVSFTYHCHSLNGLALYYLYSGDLNWLSRYWKQFKLGIDYALSSVDATGLANITASSDWLRLGMGGYNIEANSLLYYVLNQGLSLATVLNDTSVQHLWTSKAAKIKDAANKKLWDKSAGLFRDNETTTFHPQDGNVWAVKSNLTNSPSQIRQISKSLRNRWGKYGAPAPEAGPTISPFISGFELQTHYIAGNPNSALDLLRLEWGFMMDDPRMTNSTFIEGYSTDGSLHYQPYTNDPRVSHAHGWSTGPTSVLMNYAAGLQLKSAAGATWSITPQPGDLTSVDAGFATKLGLFAVAFEVRNGNYQHLHFRTPVGTTGDVVLPGLAGTLVSANGAKVALSAAGMASGLAGGNWTFVPRSSDRTRRINW, from the exons ATGAG TGACAAGCGTCCAGCTGTCTTCAATGGCCCTTCATCGGTAACCTTTGATTTCCAGAAGAATGTTGCCGGCATAGTTTCCATCGATGTCGCTTCAGCTTCTTCTGACGCCTTCCTTGGTGTAACCTTTTCCGAGTCGAGTCTATACATTAGCGAGCAGGCGTGTGACGCGACTGCGGATGCAGGACTTGACAGCCCTCTTTGGTTCTCCTTTGTAGATGGACCTGGTACCTACACAGCGGCAAAGAAGCACAACCGAGGTGGCTTCCGGTATATGACTTTGGTCAGCAATACGACGGCGAAAGTATCTCTGAACAGCGTGACGGTCAACTTCACAGCTGCACCGACACAGGACCTGCGCGCATACACCGGTTACTTTCACTCAAATGACGAGTTGCTGAACCGGATTTGGTATGCCGGAGCATACACCAACCAGATGTCGACCATTGACCCATCCATGGGCAACGCGCTCGCGTGGTTTCGGATAATCACCACTGCCGATAACATTACACTCCCGCAGACCGTTTCGTGGTGGAGCAACTACACTATCTCAAATGGAAGCAGTGTTCTCAGCGACGGCGCTAAGAGAGACCGGTTGATCTGGCCAGGTGACATGTCAATCTCACTGGAAGCGATCGGTGTGAGCACGTATGATCTGTATAGCGTGAGAATGGCACTAGAGCTACTGTATGGTTTGCAGAAGAAGGATGGTCGTCTACTCTATGCTAGTCCACCCTTTGTTGATCTCGTCAGCTTCACATACCACTGTCACAGTCTCAACGGTCTTGCTCTATACTATCTCTATTCTGGCGACCTGAACTGGTTGTCTCGGTATTGGAAACAATTCAAACTAGGCATCGACTATGCGTTGTCCAGTGTCGACGCCACCGGCCTGGCGAACATCACTGCCAGCTCGGACTGGCTGCGTTTGGGAATGGGTGGCTAT AACATCGAAGCCAACTCCCTCCTCTACTATGTCCTCAACCAAGGCCTGAGCCTGGCAACCGTCCTCAACGACACCTCCGTCCAGCACCTATGGACCTCCAAAGCAGCAAAGATCAAGGATGCCGCGAACAAGAAACTCTGGGACAAGAGCGCCGGTCTATTCCGCGACAATGAGACCACGACTTTCCACCCCCAAGATGGCAACGTGTGGGCTGTCAAGTCAAACCTAACCAATTCACCATCCCAAATCCGACAAATCTCCAAGTCTCTACGCAACCGCTGGGGAAAATACGGTGCGCCCGCCCCCGAGGCCGGACCGACTATCTCACCCTTCATCAGTGGCTTTGAGCTGCAAACGCACTACATTGCCGGGAACCCCAACTCCGCGTTGGATTTGCTCCGTCTGGAATGGGGCTTCATGATGGATGACCCACGCATGACCAACTCAACCTTCATCGAGGGCTATTCAACAGACGGGTCGCTGCACTACCAACCGTATACCAACGACCCCCGCGTGTCGCATGCGCACGGTTGGTCCACTGGCCCGACATCCGTTCTCATGAATTACGCTGCAGGGCTCCAATTGAAGTCCGCAGCAGGGGCAACATGGTCCATTACTCCACAGCCTGGTGATCTGACATCTGTCGATGCGGGTTTCGCTACGAAACTTGGCCTCTTTGCGGTTGCTTTTGAGGTGCGCAATGGGAATTACCAGCATCTCCACTTCCGTACTCCAGTTGGAACTACGGGGGATGTTGTTTTGCCAGGGTTAGCCGGGACCTTGGTCAGCGCCAATGGAGCCAAGGTTGCACTCAGTGCTGCTGGGATGGCTAGCGGGTTGGCAGGTGGCAATTGGACTTTTGTTCCCAGAAGCTCAGACAGGACAAGGAGGATAAACTGGTAG
- a CDS encoding 5'-methylthioadenosine phosphorylase (Meu1), putative: protein MASLPTTYDGPVPIAVIGGTGLRELPGFTQVASLNLTTPWGVPSSPITILHHQCKHNNKIVAIAFLSRHGLHHQIAPHEVPARANIAALRSIGVRSIIAFSAVGSLREEIKPRDFVIPDQVIDRTKGVRPWTFFEDGIVAHVPFGDPFDEGIAKVVRECGHSLEGDGVVLHDRGTLICMEGPQFSTRAESNMYRSWGGSVLNMSVLPEGKLAREAEIAYQMICMSTDYDCWHEATADVTVEMVMGNMKSNADNARRFITAVLDALTSDEHSELVQAKHLAGGIKFGISTPQANWKPEAKEKLDWLFPGYW from the exons ATGGCTTCTCTCCCTACCACATATGACG GGCCCGTCCCAATCGCTGTCATCGGCGGCACCGGTCTGCGTGAGCTGCCCGGCTTCACTCAGGTGGCTTCGCTGAATCTCACAACACCCTGGGGCGTTCCTTCCTCGCCCATCACTATTCTGCACCACCAGTGTAAGCACAACAACAAGATTGTCGCTATCGCCTTCTTGAGCCGCCACGGCTTGCACCACCAGATCGCTCCTCATGAGGTTCCCGCCCGCGCCAATATCGCCGCCCTGCGCTCTATCGGTGTCCGCAGCATCATTGCCTTCTCCGCTGTCGGCAGTCTCCGGGAGGAAATTAAGCCCCGCGACTTTGTCATCCCCGACCAGGTCATTGATCGCACCAAGGGCGTGCGTCCGTGGACTTTCTTCGAGGACGGTATTGTCGCCCACGTCCCCTTCGGTGACCCCTTTGATGAGGGCATCGCCAAGGTGGTGCGTGAGTGCGGGCACAGCCTTGAGGGTGATGGTGTCGTTCTGCACGACCGCGGTACTCTGATCTGCATGG AGGGACCCCAATTCTCCACGCGCGCTGAGAGCAATATGTACCGCTCATGGGGCGGAAGCGTCCTTAACATGTCCGTCCTCCCTGAGGGCAAGTTAGCCCGTGAGGCCGAGATCGCCTACCAGATGATCTGTATGTCCACGGACTATGACTGCTGGCACGAGGCCACCGCCGACGTTACCGTCGAGATGGTCATGGGTAACATGAAGTCTAACGCTGACAACGCTCGTCGTTTCATCACTGCCGTCCTTGATGCCTTGACTAGCGATGAACACTCCGAGCTGGTCCAGGCTAAGCACCTGGCCGGTGGTATAAAGTTCGGTATCAGCACCCCTCAGGCTAACTGGAAGCCCGAGGCTAAGGAGAAGCTGGACTGGCTTTTCCCTGGCTACTGGTAA
- a CDS encoding 6-phosphogluconate dehydrogenase, decarboxylating, with translation MPPPIKSIGVVGAGNMGSMMTLRFAELGLQVSVWDIEKKNVDEVVRYARDDKSITGRVEGFYDINKFAKSLEGKSDRKLFMFSITHGEPADEVLRLLKPDLKEGDIILDGGNENYRNTERRQKECAAIGVAWIGMGVSGGYQSARRGPSLSPGGDAKAIERVMPFLESYAAHDPKSGTPCVKRMGPGGSGHYIKMVHNGIEGGMLSVLAETWQYMHEGLGMEHGRIGDIFDKWNESGELRGNFLINIGADMLHTKRTPKGDRKGEGASRDDGYVLDDVLDKVVQDDDNTEGTPFWCLMESAARHVSCPTLAAAHYMRISSGNRIERARAAKKLEMPMPKPIEGARDHAVIIENLRQAVYCSFLASFCQGLELISRASIDEGWNVNLGNCLQIWRAGCIIKSDYIADLLQPPLAAHNELTNTKFVDAVAHELRQNFHSLKQVVMEGTLFDQYIPALSATLEYLKYEGGLGLPTKFMEAQMDYFGAHNYNKPGIPGEDPGPVHKGPHHYEWLPA, from the coding sequence ATGCCACCCCCCATCAAAAGCATCGGCGTTGTCGGAGCCGGAAACATGGGCTCTATGATGACCCTCCGCTTCGCTGAGCTCGGTCTCCAAGTCTCGGTCTGGGATATAGAAAAGAAGAACGTCGACGAAGTAGTGCGCTACGCAAGAGACGACAAGAGCATCACCGGTCGAGTTGAAGGCTTCTATGACATCAATAAATTCGCGAAGAGCCTCGAGGGCAAGTCCGACCGGAAACTGTTCATGTTTTCTATCACGCACGGTGAGCCCGCAGACGAAGTCCTCCGCCTGTTGAAACCAGACCTCAAAGAGGGTGATATCATTCTCGACGGAGGAAACGAGAACTACCGGAACACCGAGCGACGCCAGAAAGAATGTGCCGCCATCGGTGTCGCCTGGATTGGAATGGGCGTTTCGGGTGGGTACCAGTCTGCGCGGCGGGGACCCAGTCTCTCGCCTGGGGGAGATGCCAAAGCTATCGAGCGTGTTATGCCATTTCTGGAGTCATATGCGGCCCATGATCCCAAATCTGGGACTCCGTGCGTGAAGCGCATGGGTCCTGGTGGATCAGGACACTACATCAAGATGGTTCATAATGGCATCGAGGGTGGGATGCTTTCTGTTCTTGCTGAGACTTGGCAATACATGCATGAGGGACTGGGCATGGAGCATGGCAGAATCGGAGATATCTTTGATAAATGGAATGAGTCTGGCGAGCTGCGAGGTAACTTCTTGATTAACATTGGCGCCGATATGTTGCACACAAAAAGAACCCCCAAAGGTGATCGCAAAGGCGAGGGAGCCAGTCGGGATGATGGATATGTGCTCGATGATGTTCTTGACAAGGTAGTTCAGGATGACGATAACACCGAAGGCACTCCATTCTGGTGTCTCATGGAGTCTGCCGCCCGGCACGTCTCTTGTCCGACATTAGCGGCCGCCCATTACATGCGAATCTCAAGTGGAAACCGCATAGAGAGAGCGCGTGCTGCGAAGAAGCTGGAAATGCCAATGCCGAAACCTATCGAGGGAGCCCGAGACCACGCAGTGATCATCGAGAACCTGAGACAAGCTGTGTACTGCTCGTTCCTGGCATCCTTCTGTCAGGGCCTGGAGCTGATTTCTCGTGCGTCGATAGACGAAGGCTGGAATGTCAATTTGGGCAACTGTCTTCAGATTTGGCGAGCGGGATGTATCATTAAGTCCGATTATATCGCGGATCTCCTGCAGCCGCCCCTTGCTGCCCATAATGAGCTGACGAACACCAAGTTTGTGGATGCGGTCGCGCATGAGTTACGCCAGAACTTCCATAGTCTCAAGCAAGTTGTCATGGAGGGCACCTTGTTTGATCAATACATTCCGGCTCTCTCAGCTACTCTTGAATATCTCAAGTATGAGGGTGGATTGGGACTGCCGACCAAGTTTATGGAGGCGCAGATGGACTACTTCGGTGCACACAACTATAACAAGCCTGGTATTCCAGGTGAAGATCCAGGACCAGTTCACAAGGGTCCTCATCATTATGAGTGGTTGCCAGCTTAG